The following DNA comes from Mycolicibacterium aromaticivorans JS19b1 = JCM 16368.
TCGCCACGGACACCGATAGTTGACGCAACGAGATCACCCGGGCCAGCAAGTCGCCGACGGCCGCGGCGGCGTGGTCGTCGAGATCGTCCTGGGCGGCCAGCAGGCGCACCAGTGCCGTCAGTAGCGCAGCGGTGCTCAGGATGCGTTCTGGGCCACTGCGTTCGAAGGACAGTTCTGCGGTCACCTGATGCCAGCCGTTGCCCATCTCGCCGAGCAGGTTGTCGTCGCCGACGAACATCTCGTCGAAGGTCACCTCATTGAAATGGTGTTCGCCCGACATGATCACGATGGGACTGATCGTGATCCCCGCACTGTCTGTCGGCACGATGAACTGGCTGAAGCCGGCGTGACGACGATCGGGGTCGACCGGGCTGGTGCGGGCCAGCACCACGATCTGATGGGCCAGGTGCGCTCCGCTGGTCCACACCTTGGTGCCCGACAGCAACCAACCACCGTCGGTTTTGGTTGCCTTCGCGGCCGAGGCGGCCAGGTCCGAACCAGCCTGCGGCTCGCTCATACCGATCGCGGAGAAGTATTGCCCAGCAGCAATTTTGGGTAGTAGCCGTTGCCGTTGCTCTTCGGATCCGTAGGCCAGCAGCCCTGGTGCGACTTGGCGGTCGGCGATCCAATGTGCAGCCACCGGCGCACCGACGGCCAGCAGCTCCTCGGTCACCACGTAGCGATGCAGATGGCTCAGTCCCTGCCCGCCGTATTCGCGCGGAATGGTCAGGCCGAGGAATCCCGCCGCGCCGAGGCGGGCGCTGAACCCCTCGTCCCAGCTCGAGAGCCACGCGTCGACGGTTGGCTGCCAGCCGAATTCGTCACGGTCGGCGGCCAGGAACGCGCGGATCGAGGCGCGCAAGCCGGCCAGTTCGGGCTCATCGGCGCATAGCGCCGCGAAGTCGTCGGTCATGGTGCTCACCGGTATCCCGTGACGCGCGCCAGGATGGCCACCTTGCCATCATCACCGACAGCCTGGGCGTCACCGACCGCGGAATTGCGTCCGACCCGCAGTGCGGTTCCCTCGTAACGGGCTTGGTCGCCTGCGAAGAACGGGCGCAGGAAGTTCACCCGCAACGATGCGGTGCGCAGCGGTTCGGCCTGCCCGTGGTTGATCGCCGCGGAGGCCACGAGTTCCAGTCCGGTGCTGCTGACCCCACCGTGCACGATCCCGATCAGGTTGTTGATGATCGAATCCGGCCGCTGATCCAACCGGTAGGTGCCGTCCTCGTCCCGCCGTGGATCGGCGGACATCAACTGCGCCAGCGTCGTCTGCGGTGTGCGCACCAGGGTGTCCGGTCCCCGCCGGATGGGCGCGTCGGGACCACCGGTGATGGCGACTGTGCGCACCGTGCCGCCGCCGATCGTGGTGCCGCGGTGACTCAGCGTGCAGATGGCCAGCAGCGTCTCGCCGTGCGGTCCGAGCGGGCGACTGCTCGCCACGACGGGTTCGTCCGGCGCGGCCTGCAGGCTGTCGATCCCGTCGGGGCTGAGTTCGACGGAGAGCTCACTCGAGACTGTCCACTGGCCGGCGCCGCGGCGATAGAAGTTGGCCCGGCCGCCGACGTCGTCGACCAGGATGGCCAGCGGACCGATCGTCGGCATCTGAGTGAACGGGTTGGTCAACCGGCCCACCGGCATCGAGGCGACGACCGTGAACTCGGTGAAGTTCTCGTCGAGAGTCTCGATGCCGAACCGGCTGATGACGCTTTCCGGGGTCTCCGGGTCCTGCATGCCGGTGGTTCGGTCGGGCGTCGTCACCCTCGTATTCCAGCATCAGCGGCCGTCGGGCTGCGCAGGCAGGTCCGCAGAGTTCGGGCAGGGCGGCGGAATTGCGAATGATCGCGTGCTGAACTCCGGGTGTGCGGATGGCGAATTATCGCGCGGTACAGGCCTTTGTCGGGGTGGCGGAAGCGGGAGAATCGCCGCCGGTCCCGGCAATACTCCGAAATACCCGCTGTGCCGGTGAGGGTTGGGTAACTTCCCTGTAACGGGCGGGGGCACGGTGTTCTCGCATGAAAAGGGCGAGGAATCACATGACCGTGCGCAATCTGTCGCAGAGCACCCATCACACCGATACGTCATCGTCCGGATACGCCCGCTGGGTGGGCCGGGTGGGTGTGCTGGCGGTCGCTCTCGGCGTCGGCGCGGCGTCGGCAGCCCTGCC
Coding sequences within:
- a CDS encoding PaaI family thioesterase, which codes for MTTPDRTTGMQDPETPESVISRFGIETLDENFTEFTVVASMPVGRLTNPFTQMPTIGPLAILVDDVGGRANFYRRGAGQWTVSSELSVELSPDGIDSLQAAPDEPVVASSRPLGPHGETLLAICTLSHRGTTIGGGTVRTVAITGGPDAPIRRGPDTLVRTPQTTLAQLMSADPRRDEDGTYRLDQRPDSIINNLIGIVHGGVSSTGLELVASAAINHGQAEPLRTASLRVNFLRPFFAGDQARYEGTALRVGRNSAVGDAQAVGDDGKVAILARVTGYR
- a CDS encoding acyl-CoA dehydrogenase family protein, whose product is MTDDFAALCADEPELAGLRASIRAFLAADRDEFGWQPTVDAWLSSWDEGFSARLGAAGFLGLTIPREYGGQGLSHLHRYVVTEELLAVGAPVAAHWIADRQVAPGLLAYGSEEQRQRLLPKIAAGQYFSAIGMSEPQAGSDLAASAAKATKTDGGWLLSGTKVWTSGAHLAHQIVVLARTSPVDPDRRHAGFSQFIVPTDSAGITISPIVIMSGEHHFNEVTFDEMFVGDDNLLGEMGNGWHQVTAELSFERSGPERILSTAALLTALVRLLAAQDDLDDHAAAAVGDLLARVISLRQLSVSVARALAAGQSPVNEAALVKDLGTRFEQESVELAADLFGYAATDSPDRDRVAALLNVARLHSPLFTLRGGTNEVLRGVVARGMGLR